A section of the Methanoculleus horonobensis genome encodes:
- a CDS encoding HepT-like ribonuclease domain-containing protein, whose translation MIRSSPIIGVRGILIHHYFGIDRDAVWNVVEDDLPTLKRQLLSLTKE comes from the coding sequence GTGATCCGCTCATCTCCCATCATCGGGGTGAGGGGTATCCTCATCCACCACTATTTTGGAATCGACCGGGATGCGGTCTGGAACGTGGTCGAAGATGACCTGCCGACGCTGAAAAGACAACTCCTGTCCTTGACTAAGGAGTAG
- a CDS encoding PDDEXK nuclease domain-containing protein — MSAEEQLFNFDGLVGSIHHFHDELVTQASRAVNISLTLRNWLIGCYIEEYERSGIDRADYGDRLMDRLAEILTAQGISRCDRRELYRYRRFYLTYPQIVEAVPPQLTQFLIASIRQRLFAGSGIDSQDSGSLIVESATPQSRIAGKILISRLSFTHLAELINLEDETRRAFYEVECIRGNWSVRELKRQINSLYYERSGLSTDKKKLSEVAQQNADQAEPNLAIRDPYIFEFLGLKPEEVMSESHLESQLLKRLEAFLLELGHGFCFEARQKRILVGDEHFFVDLVFYHRILKCHVLVEMKLDGFSHENIGQLNTYVSWYRENMMTEGDNPPVGILLCTHKNQALAEYALAGMDNNLFVSRYLLKLPKKDEMQDFIEEQIRSGV; from the coding sequence ATGAGTGCAGAAGAACAGCTGTTCAATTTTGATGGACTGGTAGGGTCTATCCATCACTTTCATGATGAACTGGTTACTCAGGCCAGTCGTGCAGTCAATATCAGCCTGACGCTCAGAAACTGGCTCATTGGTTGCTACATTGAGGAATACGAGCGTTCCGGCATTGATCGTGCGGATTATGGAGACAGGCTAATGGACAGGCTTGCAGAAATCCTGACGGCTCAGGGGATATCACGTTGCGACCGTCGGGAGTTGTACCGATATCGGCGGTTCTATCTCACCTATCCACAGATTGTGGAGGCAGTGCCTCCACAATTGACGCAGTTCCTGATTGCATCGATTCGACAGAGACTTTTCGCTGGATCGGGGATTGACTCCCAGGATAGCGGATCTCTGATTGTGGAGTCAGCGACTCCACAATCCCGCATTGCAGGGAAGATATTGATCTCCAGACTCTCCTTTACCCATCTCGCGGAGCTCATCAATCTGGAGGACGAAACCAGGCGCGCTTTTTATGAAGTCGAGTGCATTCGCGGTAATTGGTCGGTGCGCGAGTTGAAACGTCAGATTAACAGTCTATATTATGAACGCTCCGGGCTCTCGACCGATAAAAAGAAACTTTCAGAGGTGGCACAGCAGAATGCGGATCAGGCCGAGCCTAATCTGGCTATCCGTGACCCCTACATTTTCGAATTTCTGGGACTCAAGCCTGAAGAAGTAATGAGCGAATCACATCTGGAAAGTCAACTCCTCAAGAGGTTGGAAGCATTTCTTCTCGAGTTAGGCCACGGATTCTGTTTCGAAGCCCGGCAGAAACGCATACTCGTTGGTGACGAGCATTTTTTTGTGGACCTGGTTTTTTACCACCGTATTCTTAAATGCCATGTACTGGTGGAGATGAAACTGGACGGTTTCAGTCATGAAAACATTGGCCAACTTAACACCTATGTGAGCTGGTATAGAGAGAACATGATGACTGAAGGAGATAACCCGCCGGTGGGCATTCTGCTCTGCACCCATAAAAATCAGGCGCTGGCGGAATACGCTCTGGCAGGCATGGACAATAACCTTTTCGTATCCAGGTATCTGCTAAAACTGCCGAAAAAAGATGAAATGCAGGATTTTATTGAAGAACAGATCCGTTCCGGAGTTTGA